GGACGCCGTGATGCAGGCGCCGGCCCCGCCTTCAAGACGCGCAAGGGTGGCGGCGAGGGTATCCACGGTTGGGTTACCGAAACGCGAATACGTGTAGCCGGGGAGCGTGCCGGAAAAAATCGCTTCGGCCTGGGCGGAGTCGCCGAGTTGGAAGATCGTGCTCTGCACGACGGGCGGCACGAAGGGCAGGTTGTCGATGGCCGGAGCGTTGCGGCTGGTGCCGGCGTGGGCGCAAAGCGTGTCGAAGGAAGGCTTTTCGGGGGACATGGAACGAATGGTGTGGTGGCGTTGGGGGCTCTGCTCCGGTTACTCCAGGCGCGTGATGCGGGTCGACCACGCACCATCGGCCCGGTGCGTCGGACTCACCTCATGTCCCAGTGAACGACAGAGTTCGATCAAGGGAGATGGTAAAAATGGCGCGATGACCGTCAGAGAATCTCCCGGTTGCAGGGCGTTGATCAGGGCGCGCAGTTGGGCGTAGGGTTCGCGGCCAGCGCGGAGCAGCGGCCTGACGTCGAAGGTCGTATCGTTGGGCATGGGACGAGTGTAGTGCGTCGAGGCAAATGCGTCCTTGAGCCAGCTCAAGGAAGTCGGTTATGACGCGAAGTCGAAGAGCTAATAGCCAGCGGGGCTTGATTCAGATCAAGGATTTGCCGGCCAGGTCGGACGATAATGGCCCAGTTCACTTCAACCCAAGCTCACGATAAACCCCATGACCAATCGCAACCTCTCCCGTCTGGTTCGCCTCCTGGCCCTGCCGTCGCTCCTCCTTGGCGCGAGCGCTCTGCTGCGAGCCGAAGAACCCGTCCAAGCCAAACCCGACGCCCGCAAGGCCGAGTTTGCCGCCAGTTTGCCGACCGAGCAGGCCGTGCTCACCGCCGCCCCGCACGTGCCGCCGCCGATTCAACGCGACCATCCTGCCCGCGTGGT
This portion of the Actomonas aquatica genome encodes:
- a CDS encoding DUF2249 domain-containing protein gives rise to the protein MPNDTTFDVRPLLRAGREPYAQLRALINALQPGDSLTVIAPFLPSPLIELCRSLGHEVSPTHRADGAWSTRITRLE